One window of the Rahnella aquatilis CIP 78.65 = ATCC 33071 genome contains the following:
- a CDS encoding PP2C family protein-serine/threonine phosphatase, with protein MTVRMDFITSTGTRDRNLDRFLEVKTDFLSVFIMLDGFSQTDANPHYVDSLIDEMRDKILSGMGFEDVISVMENIQSSSVKCSGKSSIGVVLISDTEVKTMTVGDVRIYFLIDGKRSLDDSLAQFLVSSGVSNPHFLNKHPYRNRLTKYLSKDSIHPIPAFSSKRIINGEAIFMCTDGFWSNFEDREILEVTLDGKLTTMFNDVMHSNDENIDNASVALLRFNLADEEQQLALA; from the coding sequence ATGACTGTGAGAATGGATTTTATAACCTCAACTGGAACTCGTGATAGAAATTTAGATAGATTCCTTGAAGTAAAGACTGACTTTTTGTCTGTTTTTATTATGCTTGATGGGTTTTCTCAAACTGACGCCAATCCACACTATGTCGATTCTTTAATTGATGAAATGCGAGATAAAATATTGAGTGGTATGGGTTTTGAAGATGTTATATCGGTTATGGAAAATATACAGAGCTCGAGTGTGAAATGTTCAGGTAAGTCTAGTATAGGTGTAGTGTTAATTTCAGATACTGAAGTTAAAACGATGACGGTTGGTGACGTAAGAATATATTTTTTAATCGATGGGAAAAGGTCTTTAGATGATTCATTAGCTCAATTTCTCGTGAGTTCTGGTGTTTCTAATCCTCATTTTTTAAATAAGCATCCATATAGAAATAGATTAACCAAATACCTTTCTAAAGATTCCATTCATCCTATCCCGGCCTTCTCTTCTAAGAGAATTATAAACGGCGAGGCTATTTTTATGTGTACAGATGGTTTTTGGTCAAATTTTGAAGATCGAGAAATTCTGGAAGTAACGCTGGATGGCAAGCTTACGACTATGTTTAATGACGTTATGCATTCTAATGATGAAAATATAGACAACGCTTCGGTTGCTTTATTGCGCTTTAATTTGGCCGATGAAGAACAACAACTTGCGTTGGCTTAG
- a CDS encoding nucleotidyl transferase AbiEii/AbiGii toxin family protein, whose product MEFSIEEWVSLSPADRVVFRQSVHIVLSAIANSEYLKPKMIMKGGMLLGIRYKSSRFTEDIDFSTKMKLSEIDQEEFRKELDDALVISSDELAYGVSCKVQSLVIQPKKGYDKATFPSFNLTIGYARKNSAGEMDRLSRGQCPNTIKIDYSFNELSYSIDNIVMDDGSGVSAYGVTDLVAEKIRSIIQQPYRNRSRRQDVYDLDFIFDSICFDDGEKLTILHSLLDKSTGRIPDGHITKDTLDREDIRDLSRRNYDTLHLEVEGDVKDFDFSFDRINEFYKSLPWDAVA is encoded by the coding sequence CGGGTCGTGTTCCGTCAGTCCGTGCATATTGTGTTGTCTGCTATAGCTAATAGCGAATATCTTAAGCCAAAAATGATAATGAAAGGAGGTATGTTATTGGGGATAAGATATAAAAGTTCAAGATTTACTGAAGATATAGATTTTTCTACAAAGATGAAGCTTTCTGAAATTGACCAGGAAGAGTTTAGAAAAGAGTTAGATGATGCATTGGTTATATCATCTGATGAGTTAGCTTACGGTGTGTCTTGTAAGGTGCAGAGCTTAGTTATTCAACCTAAAAAAGGATATGATAAGGCTACATTCCCATCATTCAATCTCACTATTGGATATGCTAGAAAAAACTCTGCGGGAGAAATGGATCGACTTTCACGAGGGCAGTGTCCAAACACCATTAAAATAGATTATAGCTTCAATGAGTTGAGTTATAGTATAGATAATATTGTCATGGATGATGGTAGTGGTGTTTCAGCATATGGCGTAACTGATTTAGTTGCAGAAAAGATCAGGTCTATTATTCAACAACCATATAGAAATAGAAGTAGAAGGCAGGACGTGTATGATCTAGATTTTATCTTTGACTCTATTTGTTTTGATGATGGTGAGAAATTAACCATCCTCCATTCGTTGTTAGATAAATCAACAGGTAGAATTCCTGACGGGCATATAACAAAAGATACTCTAGATCGAGAAGACATAAGGGATTTATCAAGAAGAAATTACGACACCCTACATTTAGAAGTTGAAGGTGATGTTAAAGACTTTGATTTTTCCTTTGATAGGATAAATGAATTCTATAAATCTCTTCCCTGGGATGCTGTCGCCTGA